Proteins co-encoded in one Accipiter gentilis chromosome 33, bAccGen1.1, whole genome shotgun sequence genomic window:
- the ABCC6 gene encoding ATP-binding cassette sub-family C member 6 isoform X6, which yields MAAGGALCGSREGSAGLWNWNQTWYTNTPRFTWCFESTVVAWIPCAYLWICFPFYYLYLRHKTKGYIRMSHIFKAKMVLGFILVILYFSNVFFVLWEISQGIPRAPAFFISPAVVGITMILAMFLTQAERMMGIQSSGILLIYWLLSFMAAVVMLSSKVQHALERGFLEDHFRHVTTYLYVSLVLGELVLFCLVDHPPFFSKAVNSPNQCPEASTSFLSKITYWWFSGLVWKGCQQSLKVDDLWPVRKEDSSEEIVAWAEREWKKCHSRTQQKVRSATFKKGQKSETGIAEAEETEVLLQSEHSQSRPLLKVFWSMFGTYFLLSTVCLVICDVFLFSIPKLLSLFLEFIEDQEAPSWHGYFYAFTMFLLACLQTLFEQRYMYMCLVLGLRLKTALTGLVYRKILVMSSASRKAATVGEIVNLVSVDVQKLMDLIIYFNGTWLAPIRIIICFVFLWQLLGPSALTSIAVFLFLLPLNFMITKKRSQFQETQMKHKDERAKLTNAILSDIKVIKLYGWEKTFTEKVLGIRKQELQALKRSQILFSASLASFHSSTFLIAFVMFAVYTLVDNTHVLDAQKAFVSLTLINILNSAHSFLPFSINAAVQAKVSLRRLAAFLNLEELNPESSSRNTSDCVQGSIIIRNGTFCWSKETSPCLRRIDLTVPQGSLLAVVGQVGAGKSSLLSALLGELEKTDGCMIMKDTAAYVPQQAWIQNASVEDNILFGKEMNETWFNRVIGACALQPDLESFPAGQKSKIGEKGINISGGQKQRVNLARAVYQKASIYLLDDPLSAVDAHVGQHIFEHVLGPNGLLKDKTRVLVTHTINILPQVDNIVFLVDGTISEIGSYQELLQRNGAFAEFLHSHITAEEQAGTGFPALGDTKGTITSRSGLSQERLFSGNSVKSSAMEMETIPASQDSTTAAATKGGLMKGEKTQHGRVNTSIYVAYLKATGLPLCVYTILLFTCQQAVSFSRGYWLSMWTDDPVHNRTQQHTELRVGVFGALGVIQALGRFASTAAVLLGGVLASHKLFLQLLRNVARSPMVFFEQTPIGNLLNRFSREMDAIDSVIPDKLKSLLGFLFNLLEIYLVIIVATPRAAMAIVPLTVLYAAFQHFYVITSCQLRRIEAASRSPIYSHISETFQGSSVIRAHKAQERFILKSNFLVDENQRICFPGAVADRWLATNLEFLSNGIVLFAALFAAMGRTHLSPGTAGFSISYAFQMPSPTKPCCHC from the exons ATGGCGGCGGGCGGTGCGCTGTGCGGCTCCCGGGAGGGCTCCGCGGGGCTCTGG AACTGGAACCAGACATGGTATACAAACACCCCAAGATTCACGTGGTGCTTTGAGAGTACAGTCGTTGCTTGGATCCCTTGTGCCTATCTTTGGATCTGTTTTCCTTTCTACTACTTGTATCTTCGACACAAAACGAAAGGCTATATCAGGATGTCCCACATCTTCAAAGCCAAAATG GTCCTTGGATTCATCCTggtaatactgtatttttctaatGTCTTCTTCGTACTGTGGGAAATAAGCCAAGGAATCCCACGGGCTCCAGCATTCTTCATTAGCCCTGCCGTAGTGGGAATCACAATG ATCCTTGCCATGTTCCTTACCCAGGCAGAAAGAATGATGGGCATCCAGTCTTCAGGCATCCTGTTGATTTACTGGCTGCTCTCATTCATGGCTGCAGTTGTGATGCTTAGTTCCAAAGTCCAACACGCCCTGGAAAGA GGCTTCCTGGAAGACCATTTCCGCCACGTTACTACTTACCTTTATGTTAGCCTGGTGCTAGGAGAACTTGTGTTATTCTGCTTAGTTGATCACCCTCCCTTCTTCTCTAAAGCTGTCAACAGTCCT AATCAGTGTCCAGAAGCCAgcacctcttttctttccaaaatcacaTACTGGTGGTTCTCTGg GCTTGTCTGGAAAGGCTGTCAGCAGTCCTTGAAGGTGGATGACTTATGGCCAGTAAGGAAAGAGGACTCCTCTGAAGAAATTGTTGCTTGGGCTGAAAGAGAGTGGAAGAAATGTCATAGCAGAACCCAGCA AAAAGTGAGGTCTGCTACATTTAAAAAGGGTCAGAAGAGTGAAACTGGCATAGCAGAAGCTGAGGAGACAGAGGTTCTGCTGCAGTCAGAGCACAGTCAGAGCAGGCCCTTACTGAAAGTGTTTTGGAGCATGTTTGGAACCTATTTCCTTCTCAGCACTGTCTGCTTAGTTATCTGTGATGTCTTCTTGTTCTCCATCCCAAAGTTACTGAG CCTTTTCCTGGAATTCATTGAAGATCAAGAAGCACCTAGCTGGCATGGCTATTTCTATGCCTTCACTATGTTCCTTTTGGCTTGTCTCCAGACTCTGTTTGAACAACGATATATGTACATGTGTCTTGTTCTGGGGTTGAGACTGAAAACTGCACTAACAGGGCTTGTGTACAGGAAG ATCCTAGTTATGTCAAGTGCATCAAGGAAAGCAGCAACAGTAGGTGAAATTGTTAATCTGGTGTCTGTTGATGTCCAAAAGCTGATGGACCTAATCATCTATTTTAATGGGACCTGGCTTGCTCCCATTCGGATTATCATCTGCTTTGTATTCTTGTGGCAG CTTCTTGGGCCATCTGCCTTGACTTCGATTGctgtattcctttttcttttgcctctgaATTTCATGATCACCAAGAAGAGGAGTCAGTTTCAG GAGACCCAGATGAAACATAAAGATGAGCGGGCCAAACTCACCAATGCCATTCTTAGTGACATTAAAGTAATCAAACTGTATGGCTGGGAGAAAACCTTCACAGAGAAAGTGCTTGGTATCCGGAAGCAAGAACTTCAGGCCCTAAAAAGATCTCAGATTCTCTTCTCAGCATCTCTAGCTTCTTTCCATTCATCAACTTTCCTG ATTGCATTTGTCATGTTCGCTGTCTACACCCTGGTGGATAACACACACGTCCTGGATGCTCAGAAGGCCTTTGTATCTTTAACACTGATCAACATTCTCAACAGTGCTCATTCCTTCCTGCCATTCTCCATAAATGCTGCTGTCCAG GCCAAGGTTTCTTTAAGGCGCTTAGCAGCTTTTCTGAATCTAGAAGAACTGAATCCTGAGAGCTCAAGCAGAAACACTTCTGACTGTG TACAGGGAAGTATCATCATAAGAAATGGGACTTTTTGCTGGAGCAAAGAAACTTCTCCTTGTCTTAGAAG GATAGATCTTACCGTGCCCCAAGGCTCCTTGCTTGCTGTAGTTGGCCAGGTAGGTGCTGGAAAGTCCTCCTTGCTGTCAGCGTTGCTTGGTGAGCTGGAGAAGACAGACGGCTGCATGATCATGAAG gaCACGGCAGCTTATGTCCCCCAGCAAGCTTGGATACAAAATGCTTCAGTGGAAGATAATATTCTCTTTGGGAAAGAGATGAATGAAACATGGTTCAATAGAGTGATAGGTGCTTGTGCACTGCAACCTGATTTGGAGAGCTTCCCTGCAGGGCAGAAGAGTAAAATAGGAGAGAAG GGAATAAATATATCTGGAGGGCAGAAGCAAAGGGTCAACCTTGCTCGTGCCGTGTACCAGAAGGCTTCAATTTACCTACTTGATGACCCCCTCTCAGCTGTTGATGCCCATGTTGGACAGCACATTTTTGAACATGTTCTTGGACCCAACGGCTTACTGAAGGACAAG ACTCGTGTGCTGGTGACTCACACAATCAACATTTTGCCTCAAGTGGACAACATTGTTTTTCTGGTGGATGGAACAATCTCAGAGATTGGTTCCTACCAAGAACTTCTACAGAGAAATGGGGCATTTGCAGAATTTCTTCATTCACACATTACTGCAGAAGAGCAGGCAGGCACTGGTTTTCCAG CTCTAGGAGACACCAAAGGCACCATCACCTCTAGAAGTGGTCTATCACAGGAGAGGCTCTTTAG tGGCAATTCAGTCAAATCTTCTGCTATGGAAATGGAGACCATTCCTGCAAGTCAAGACTCTACCACTGCTGCAGCCACCAAAGGAGGATTAATGAAGGGAGAGAAAACCCAGCATGGCAGG GTTAATACTTCAATTTATGTAGCCTACCTGAAGGCAACAGGCTTACCACTGTGTGTGTACACCATTCTGTTGTTCACATGTCAGCAAGCTGTGTCATTTTCTCGTGGTTACTGGCTCAGCATGTGGACGGATGACCCTGTTCACAACAGGACACAACAGCACACAGAGCTGAGAGTGGGAGTCTTTGGTGCACTAGGAGTCATTCAAG CCCTTGGCAGATTTGCCTCCACAGCAGCAGTCCTTCTAGGTGGCGTGTTAGCATCGCACAAGCTGTTTCTGCAGTTGCTGAGGAACGTTGCTAGATCCCCAATGGTCTTCTTTGAGCAAACACCTATTGGAAACTTGCTGAATCGCTTCTCCAGAGAAATGGATGCTATTGATTCTGTCATCCCTGACAAGCTGAAGTCCTTGCTGGGATTCTTGTTCAACTTGCTGGAGATCTACCTTGTGATTATAGTGGCtacaccaagggcagcaatggccATAGTGCCCTTGACTGTTCTTTATGCTGCATTCCAG CACTTCTATGTCATCACCTCCTGCCAGCTGAGACGCATAGAGGCTGCCAGCAGATCACCCATCTATTCCCACATTTCAGAAACTTTCCAAGGGAGCAGTGTGATCCGTGCTCACAAGGCCCAGGAAAGGTTTATTTTGAAGAGCAATTTTCTAGTGGATGAGAATCAGCGAATATGCTTCCCTGGAGCAGTTGCTGACAG GTGGCTTGCCACAAACCTGGAGTTTCTAAGCAATGGCATTGTGTTGTTTGCAGCACTATTTGCAGCAATGGGCAGAACACATCTTAGTCCAGGAACTGCTGGCTTCTCCATTTCATATGCTTTTCAG ATGCCTTCTCCTACCAAACCCTGCTGTCACTGCTGA